A genomic region of Kribbella sp. NBC_00382 contains the following coding sequences:
- a CDS encoding MFS transporter, with the protein MKGLIPEPGPLRPLALATLLSRVGNGLLMTVSVLYFNRIVGLSIAQIGLGLTIAGLFGLLAGIPLGHLADRRGPRTLFVILGASVAVLSLSYLLVETFWQFLGVAIVLTILDRGAGSVRAALIGAVTTGSGRVAARAYLRAITNIGIMAGAGVGALALHFDTALAYRVMFVLDSVLTLTSAFVILAVPRVAPQPKNEDGPVWVALRDRGYLAVAALNAGMSIHYAVLDVAIPLWVVDHTQAPRWTVALLLVVNTVVVSLFQVRSSRGIADPTSAAKATRTAGWLLLASMALFAGASGGGVVVAITLLVLGAFVQVIGELLQSSGSFLLSYDLAPNQAQGQYQGVWGTSMSISTMVAPTVLALLPLGLGVPGWIILGVWFAVIGVLFVPVVRWAATRQAQQMAAQPV; encoded by the coding sequence GTGAAGGGGCTGATTCCAGAGCCGGGGCCGCTGCGGCCGCTGGCTCTCGCGACGCTGCTCAGCCGGGTCGGCAACGGGCTGCTGATGACGGTCAGCGTGCTCTACTTCAACCGCATCGTCGGCCTGTCGATCGCGCAGATCGGTCTCGGGCTGACCATCGCGGGACTCTTCGGCCTGCTGGCCGGCATCCCACTCGGGCACCTGGCCGACCGCCGTGGACCGCGCACGCTGTTCGTCATCCTGGGCGCGTCCGTCGCCGTACTGTCCCTGTCCTACCTGCTGGTGGAGACGTTCTGGCAGTTCCTCGGCGTCGCCATCGTCCTGACGATCCTGGACCGCGGAGCCGGCAGCGTCCGGGCAGCGCTGATCGGCGCCGTGACCACTGGCAGCGGCCGGGTGGCTGCTCGCGCCTACCTGCGGGCGATCACCAATATCGGCATCATGGCCGGCGCCGGTGTCGGAGCGCTCGCGCTGCACTTCGACACCGCCCTGGCCTACCGGGTGATGTTCGTGCTCGACTCCGTTCTCACTCTCACCTCGGCCTTCGTCATCCTGGCCGTCCCGCGGGTCGCGCCGCAGCCGAAGAACGAGGACGGCCCGGTCTGGGTCGCGCTGCGCGATCGCGGCTACCTCGCCGTCGCCGCGCTGAATGCCGGGATGTCCATCCACTACGCCGTACTGGACGTCGCGATCCCGCTGTGGGTGGTCGATCACACCCAGGCGCCGCGCTGGACGGTCGCGCTGCTGCTGGTGGTCAACACCGTGGTGGTGTCGCTCTTCCAGGTCAGGTCGAGCCGGGGAATCGCCGATCCGACCAGCGCCGCCAAGGCCACCCGGACGGCAGGATGGTTGCTGCTGGCATCAATGGCCTTGTTCGCCGGCGCCTCAGGTGGCGGGGTCGTCGTTGCAATCACGCTCCTGGTGCTGGGCGCGTTCGTGCAGGTGATCGGGGAGCTGCTGCAGTCGTCGGGCTCGTTCCTGCTCAGCTACGACCTTGCGCCGAACCAGGCCCAGGGGCAGTACCAGGGCGTCTGGGGAACCAGCATGTCGATCAGCACGATGGTGGCGCCGACCGTACTCGCACTGCTGCCGCTCGGCCTCGGCGTGCCGGGGTGGATCATCCTCGGTGTCTGGTTCGCCGTGATCGGCGTCTTGTTCGTACCGGTGGTGCGCTGGGCCGCCACCCGCCAAGCTCAGCAGATGGCGGCCCAGCCCGTTTAG
- a CDS encoding glycosyl hydrolase 2 galactose-binding domain-containing protein → MLRLPHWLLATALVAGVCTAIPAAGALPRAEAAPSAAAIPSFLLQTSAQVSDDSAVTKPGFPTTGWLPVSSRSTVFAGLLQNNKYPDPFFSTNMKNVDKAQFTVPWWYRSDIQVTDPSQRTYLDFSGVLSRTDVWVNGVRVADKTQTAGAYTRHDLDITAQVHAGSNSVAFKVYPNDPNNDLTMGWIDWAQTPPDQNMGIVRDVVVRHSGPVALRNAHVVTKLTVPALNHVDLTPKVDVRNDSTAAVTTTVSGTVAGVPVSQSISLAAKEKKTVTFATVGVDNPNVWWPAGMGGQPLYSFDVTASVSGITSDSASEKFGVRDVKAPLNSSGGRAYSINGRPLLVKGGGWSPDLFLRWDAKYAADKLKYVKDLGLNTVRLEGHIEPDEFFDLADQLGVLTMPGWECCDKWEGQVNGGEQGNTWTAEDYVTAKSSMTAEAERLRNHPSVLTFLIGSDFAPNATIEKNYLDALNAADWKTPVIPAASAKSSPQLGSSGMKMNGPYDYVPPNYWYDKAHTDSGGAWGFNSETSAGPDIPTMDTLQRMLTPAELDVLWKNPAATQYHRSSSSTFGNLKLFGNALTGRYGAPANLADYVKKAQLAAYENVRSEFESHNRNFTDSSNPSTGLIYWMLNSGWTSLHWQLFDTYLDQNGAYYGAKKANEPLHIQYSYDTKSVAVINQNHAAASGLTASVKLYNIDGTEKFNQSASVSVPGDGGKTTVLTIPAVSGLSTTYLAKLVLTNSSGVEVSRNVYWLSTKADTLDWNNTDWYYTPTTSYADLSGLSSLAQVPVSANASTTAAGDTTTTTVTLKNTSTAKTPAFYLDAHIVGAAGKPVLPVQWNDNAVSLWPGETVVLRASYRTADLNGASPSVRVSGWNTATQTIPGNGGGPTDPQPVVYEAEDATITSGVVESNHTGFTGRGFVNYDNAVGSAVEWTVNAAAAGPATVVLRYANGTTVNRPMNVSVNGTVVSSGLAFASTGNWDTWQDKTIIVNLVAGSNKIKAVATTANGGPNADSLTVS, encoded by the coding sequence ATGCTGCGCTTGCCCCATTGGTTACTCGCGACCGCCCTGGTCGCCGGCGTCTGTACGGCGATCCCCGCCGCCGGCGCCTTGCCCAGAGCAGAGGCAGCACCGTCTGCCGCTGCGATCCCGAGCTTCCTGTTGCAGACCTCTGCCCAGGTCTCCGACGACTCCGCCGTCACCAAGCCGGGCTTCCCGACCACCGGCTGGCTGCCGGTCTCGTCGCGCTCGACCGTGTTCGCCGGGTTGCTGCAGAACAACAAGTACCCGGACCCGTTCTTCTCGACCAACATGAAGAACGTCGACAAGGCCCAGTTCACCGTGCCGTGGTGGTACCGCTCCGACATCCAGGTGACTGACCCGAGTCAACGCACCTACCTTGACTTCAGCGGCGTACTGTCCCGTACCGACGTCTGGGTCAACGGGGTCCGGGTGGCCGACAAGACCCAGACCGCCGGCGCGTACACCCGGCATGACCTCGACATCACCGCGCAGGTCCATGCCGGCAGCAACTCGGTCGCGTTCAAGGTCTACCCGAACGACCCGAACAACGACCTCACGATGGGCTGGATCGACTGGGCCCAGACGCCGCCCGACCAGAACATGGGGATCGTCCGCGACGTCGTCGTCCGGCACAGCGGTCCCGTCGCGCTGCGGAACGCCCATGTCGTCACCAAGCTGACGGTCCCGGCGCTCAACCACGTCGACCTGACGCCCAAGGTCGATGTCCGCAACGACTCGACGGCGGCCGTGACGACGACGGTCAGCGGTACCGTGGCCGGCGTACCGGTCAGTCAGTCGATCTCCCTTGCGGCCAAGGAGAAGAAGACCGTCACGTTCGCCACGGTCGGGGTGGACAACCCGAATGTGTGGTGGCCGGCTGGGATGGGCGGGCAGCCGCTCTACTCCTTCGACGTGACCGCGTCGGTGTCCGGTATTACGTCTGACAGCGCGTCGGAGAAGTTCGGAGTACGGGACGTGAAGGCGCCGCTCAACAGCAGTGGCGGGCGGGCGTACTCGATCAATGGCCGGCCGTTGCTGGTCAAGGGTGGTGGCTGGTCGCCGGATCTGTTCCTGCGCTGGGATGCGAAGTACGCGGCCGACAAGCTCAAGTACGTCAAGGATCTGGGCCTCAACACGGTCCGGCTCGAGGGACACATCGAACCCGACGAGTTCTTCGACCTGGCCGACCAGCTGGGCGTCCTGACCATGCCCGGCTGGGAATGCTGCGACAAGTGGGAAGGCCAGGTCAACGGCGGCGAGCAGGGCAACACCTGGACCGCCGAGGACTATGTGACCGCCAAGTCGTCGATGACGGCCGAGGCCGAGCGGCTGCGCAACCACCCGAGCGTGCTGACGTTCCTGATCGGCAGCGACTTCGCGCCGAACGCGACGATCGAGAAGAACTACCTGGACGCGCTGAACGCCGCGGACTGGAAGACCCCGGTGATCCCGGCCGCGTCGGCGAAGTCGTCGCCGCAGCTCGGCAGCTCCGGGATGAAGATGAACGGGCCCTACGACTACGTGCCGCCGAACTACTGGTACGACAAGGCGCACACCGACTCCGGCGGCGCCTGGGGCTTCAACTCGGAGACCTCGGCCGGACCGGACATCCCGACCATGGACACGCTGCAGCGGATGTTGACGCCCGCCGAGCTCGACGTGCTCTGGAAGAACCCGGCGGCGACGCAGTACCACCGGTCCTCGTCGTCGACCTTCGGCAACCTGAAGCTGTTCGGCAACGCGCTGACCGGCCGGTACGGAGCTCCTGCGAACCTGGCCGACTACGTCAAGAAAGCTCAGCTGGCGGCGTACGAGAACGTGCGGTCCGAGTTCGAGTCGCACAACCGGAACTTCACCGACTCGTCGAACCCGTCGACCGGGTTGATCTACTGGATGCTCAACAGCGGCTGGACGTCGCTGCACTGGCAGCTGTTCGACACGTACCTCGACCAGAACGGCGCGTACTACGGCGCCAAGAAGGCGAACGAGCCGCTGCACATCCAGTACTCCTACGACACCAAGTCCGTTGCCGTGATCAACCAGAACCACGCGGCGGCCTCCGGGCTGACGGCCTCGGTCAAGCTCTACAACATCGACGGCACGGAGAAGTTCAACCAGTCCGCGTCGGTGTCGGTGCCGGGTGACGGTGGGAAGACGACTGTTTTGACGATCCCGGCGGTCAGCGGGCTCTCGACGACGTACTTGGCGAAGCTCGTCCTGACGAACTCGTCGGGCGTCGAGGTCAGCCGCAATGTGTACTGGCTGTCCACGAAGGCGGACACGCTCGACTGGAACAACACCGACTGGTACTACACGCCGACCACCAGCTACGCCGACCTGAGCGGGCTCTCGAGTCTGGCCCAGGTGCCCGTCTCGGCGAACGCTTCAACGACCGCTGCTGGTGACACGACGACGACCACGGTGACGCTGAAGAACACGTCGACGGCCAAGACACCGGCTTTCTACCTCGACGCGCACATCGTCGGGGCGGCGGGCAAGCCTGTACTGCCGGTGCAATGGAACGACAACGCGGTCTCGCTCTGGCCAGGCGAGACGGTGGTGCTGCGGGCGTCGTACCGGACGGCGGATTTGAACGGCGCCTCGCCGTCGGTGCGGGTGTCCGGGTGGAACACCGCGACGCAGACGATCCCCGGCAACGGCGGCGGCCCGACTGATCCTCAGCCGGTCGTCTACGAGGCCGAGGACGCGACGATCACGTCCGGCGTGGTCGAGTCGAACCACACGGGCTTCACCGGTCGCGGTTTCGTCAACTATGACAACGCGGTCGGCAGCGCCGTCGAGTGGACGGTCAACGCGGCTGCCGCGGGTCCGGCCACGGTCGTACTCCGGTACGCCAACGGCACCACGGTGAACCGGCCGATGAACGTCTCCGTCAACGGCACAGTCGTCTCGTCAGGGCTGGCGTTCGCCAGTACCGGCAACTGGGACACCTGGCAGGACAAGACGATCATCGTGAATCTGGTGGCCGGAAGCAACAAGATCAAAGCAGTCGCAACAACCGCCAACGGCGGCCCGAACGCAGACAGCCTGACCGTCTCCTAA